GGGCTCAACCGGCTGCGGCCGACGCGGGAGACGCAGCTCGCCCTGGAGCAGCCGGGCTGCCTGCACGCGACGATGGACCTCTACAAGTGGGCCTACAAGCTCTCCCCGGCCGTCCCCGGCGAGCTGGTCGCCGACTGCTTCTCGCTCGCCGTCGAGGTGCGCGAGCTGGACATGCGCGCCTCGCCCTACGACCTGCGCGACCGCGGCTACGCGCCGGTGCCGATCGAGACGGCGGAGGGCAGGGCGGAGTACGTGGCCGCCCAGCGGGGGTTCGCGCGACGGGGCGCCGGGCTGCGCGCCCGCCTGGTCGACGTCTGCGACGACCTGCTCGGCCGGACCCGGCCCGGCTGACGGGCGCCGTCTCAGCGGCCGGGGAGGCGGACCGACTGGGCGTGGCGGAACTGGTCCGTGGGGTCCCAGCGGGCCTTGACCGCCTGCAGGCGCGGGTAGTTGTCCTTGAAGTACAGGGTGGGCCAGTCCCGCAGGTCGACGTCGGGGTAGTTGACGTAGCAGCCGTCGGTGACGTCGCCGGGGACCGGTTCACCGCCGGTGTCGGCGTACACGGACCGGTAGAACCGCCGGATCCACGACAGGTGGACGTCGTCCTCGGCCGGGTCGGTCCAGTACGTCTGGTACTGCAGCTTCATGATCGACGAGCGCTGGGCGACGGCCGTCGCGTCCGGGGCGACGGCGTTGACGCGGCATCCGTAGGTGTCCACCTGCAGCAGCGCCTGGGGGTTGTCGTACCCGGGGTCGGTCAGGGCCGCCCGGATCGCGGCGACCTGCCCGTCCGGGAACGGCACCTTCAGGTAGGCCGACTTGTACTTGCCCCGCTGGTTGGGGCCGCTGCCGTTGAGGGTCTGCGTCGCCGCCACCCACGGCAGGACGCGCACGGTGGTCGTGGGCCGGGCCGCCGCCGGCATCCCGTCGTCCAGTGCGGCGAGGAAGCCGTCGAGGACCGCCGGGTCGTCCCCCGAGACCTGGGTGGTCATCGTGACCGCGCCGGCCGACACGTGCGTCAGCTTGAGCAGCGCGAAGAGGGTGCGCGCCGGGCTGTCCGGCGCGCTGTTGGCGGCCAGGTAGCGGCCGTGGTTGCCGAGCAGGGTCGCGAAGGCCGTCGGGTCCAGCGCGCTCCACTGCCAGGTGGTGGTGGCCAGCTGCACCACGGGCGGAGGCACGGGCAGGTCGGTGAAGTGGTAGGCGGTGACCACGCCGAACGTGCCCCCGCCCCCGCCGGTGTGCGCCCAGAACAGGTCCCCCGTGTCGGGATCCCCCCTGCGGGCCGTCACGCTGCGGACGCCGCGGTCGGCGTCCACGACGACGACGTCCACCGCGCCGAGGTGGTCGACGGTCAGGCCGAACTCCCGCGACAGCAGTCCGTAGCCACCGCCGACCACGTGGCCGCCGAGCCCCACGGAGTAGCAGGAGCCCCCCGGCAGGGTGACCCCGTAGCTCTTGTAGAGCAGCTCGTAGACGTCCCAGTTGGTGCAGCCGCCCTGCAGCGCGACACCGCCGTCGGGGTCCTGGGTGACCGCCCGCATCCCGGAGACGTCGACGACCACCCCGCCGGGGTTGTCGGAGACGAAGCCCTCGTAGCAGTGGCCTCCGCCGCGCACGGTGACCCGCCGGCCCGCGGTCACCGCCTCGCGGACGGCGGCGAGGCACTGCTCGGGCGTGGTGACGACGGCCACGTACGCCGGTGTGCCGGAGAAGCGCTGGTTGAAGCCCGTCGTCAGGGCGGGGTAGCGCGGGTCCCCGGCCCGGACCTGCACCGCGGGCACCTCCGCCCCGCCGGCCGCGCCCGGGGCCGGCTCGGCACGGGCCGGCCCCGGCGTGAGCACGCCTGCCGCGGCCCCACCGGCGAGCAGTCCCGAACCGACCAGCACACCGCGCCGGCTGACCTGCCCCGGCCCGTCGGGTGCCGCGTGCCTCCCGGGTGTCCCGCGCATCTCCCAGACGGTGGCGCAGACCCGGTGCCGCCGACAGGTGCGCGGCGCCGGCGGCGCGCCGGTGCTCCGACCTCCCGGGGGTGGCGGACGGTGCGTAGGCGGACGGCGACCCCGCGTAGGTGGCAGCGGCCGGCGTCCCCGGCCGTCGTCAGACGCCGTCGCGAGGTGCGCCGCCGTAGCCCGCGCCGACCTGCTCCCGCAGCTGCTCGACGACGCGTCCCGGCGGGAGGCCGCCGTCCCCCGGCCGGCGGCCGGACCGCCGCTCGCGCAGCCGCGCCACCACCCCGGCGATGCCGCCCGGGACGAAGAAGACGACCAGCACGAAGAGGCTGCCCAGCAGGAACAGCGGCTCCGACAGCGGCACCCGCAGCCACGCGGGCAGGTCCTGCACGGCCGGCGAGGAGGCCAGGTCGGTGAGCCGGCTGTCGAGGTAGGTGTAGAGCACCCCGCCCAGCACGGCGCCCCACCGGCTGCCGGCCCCACCGAGCACGACCATGACCAGCAGGCCCAGGGTGAAGTCGGCGGTGGTGGTGCGGGGCGTGGAGCCGCCGAGCAGCAGCAGGTGCACCACGCCGCCGAGCGCGGCCAGCAGCCCGGCGAGCACGAAGACGACCAGCTTGAAGTCGTAGGGCCGCAGGCCCAGCACCTCGACGCGGCGCTCGTTCTCCCGGATCGCCTGCCACACCCGCCCGGCCCGCGACCCGGTCACCCAGGCGACGACGGCGTAGACGACGGCGAGGTAGGCCAGCGCCAGCCAGTACACGTTCACCGTGTTGAGCACGCCGACGAAGACGTCGGGGACGTTGCCGCGGTCCAGCGCCAGCCCCTCCTCGCCGCCGGTCAGGCCGCCGGGGTCGCGCAGGACGACGATCGACCCGACCTGCGCGGTGGCCAGCGTGACCATCGAGAAGGCGATCCCGGAGACCCGCAGCGCCACCCCGCCGACCAGCAGCGGCAGCGCGATGCCGACGGCGGTGGTCAGGGCCAGCGCCGCGCCCAGGCCCCAGCCGAGCTCGGTGAGCGCCAGGTTCGCCACGTAGGTGCCGGCCGCGAAGTAGAGCGCGTGCCCGAAGGACAGCAGCCCGGTGAAGCCGAACAGCAGGTCGTAGGAGAGCGCGACCCCGCCGAACACCAGGCACAGCGCCAGCAGCTGCAGGGTGCCGGGGCTGTTGAGGACGCCGTCGAACAGGCCGGGGATCTGCAGCGTGGAGTACGGCAGCACCGCCAGGACGACGAGGACGGCCAGCGGCGCCAGCCGCGTCAGGTTCCGGCTCATGCCACCCTCGCCGTCAGCCCACCGGGGCGCGTCAACAGGACGACGGCGAGCAGCAGGACGACCGACAGGTCACCCACCCCGCTGGCCGCGTAGTAGTTGGCGAACTG
This region of Geodermatophilus bullaregiensis genomic DNA includes:
- a CDS encoding FAD-dependent oxidoreductase, with amino-acid sequence MRGTPGRHAAPDGPGQVSRRGVLVGSGLLAGGAAAGVLTPGPARAEPAPGAAGGAEVPAVQVRAGDPRYPALTTGFNQRFSGTPAYVAVVTTPEQCLAAVREAVTAGRRVTVRGGGHCYEGFVSDNPGGVVVDVSGMRAVTQDPDGGVALQGGCTNWDVYELLYKSYGVTLPGGSCYSVGLGGHVVGGGYGLLSREFGLTVDHLGAVDVVVVDADRGVRSVTARRGDPDTGDLFWAHTGGGGGTFGVVTAYHFTDLPVPPPVVQLATTTWQWSALDPTAFATLLGNHGRYLAANSAPDSPARTLFALLKLTHVSAGAVTMTTQVSGDDPAVLDGFLAALDDGMPAAARPTTTVRVLPWVAATQTLNGSGPNQRGKYKSAYLKVPFPDGQVAAIRAALTDPGYDNPQALLQVDTYGCRVNAVAPDATAVAQRSSIMKLQYQTYWTDPAEDDVHLSWIRRFYRSVYADTGGEPVPGDVTDGCYVNYPDVDLRDWPTLYFKDNYPRLQAVKARWDPTDQFRHAQSVRLPGR
- a CDS encoding branched-chain amino acid ABC transporter permease produces the protein MSRNLTRLAPLAVLVVLAVLPYSTLQIPGLFDGVLNSPGTLQLLALCLVFGGVALSYDLLFGFTGLLSFGHALYFAAGTYVANLALTELGWGLGAALALTTAVGIALPLLVGGVALRVSGIAFSMVTLATAQVGSIVVLRDPGGLTGGEEGLALDRGNVPDVFVGVLNTVNVYWLALAYLAVVYAVVAWVTGSRAGRVWQAIRENERRVEVLGLRPYDFKLVVFVLAGLLAALGGVVHLLLLGGSTPRTTTADFTLGLLVMVVLGGAGSRWGAVLGGVLYTYLDSRLTDLASSPAVQDLPAWLRVPLSEPLFLLGSLFVLVVFFVPGGIAGVVARLRERRSGRRPGDGGLPPGRVVEQLREQVGAGYGGAPRDGV